ActggatgaaggagaagaaggggaTTCACAAGACGATTGGACTAATGCACTGCATAATGTCAAAGAACTGTTTGATATGTCTTAAGTTGCACCCACATTGAATTCTGAGTATAAGAAATGTATTGTccaggaaaatgaaataatacATTTGAAGTTCATTAAAGTGAAAAGATGTATTATGGATAATGAGAATCTAGATGCATTGTCCCTCAACCAATCCGGTTCCAGAGCACTGTTCTGTCAGGAAGAGACTATAAAAGGCCCCACCCAACACGTCGCTGTCATTTACTTCTCATAAAGGACTCGTTCAGGCCCGACTGTGAGAAAGAACTTAACCCTCTTCTTCCACTTAAACTAATTCTGTTGTCACATACTTAGAAAAAAAATGGTGAGTACAAAATATTTTTCTTGTATGTTGTCTCAGATCGTCCCCCGCTAGCTTCAAAAGGGGGTCTGCTATCAGGTCTTTATTCTATGAAGATGACATAGTCGCCAAAAGGCCCATGTCCTTTCTCTGGCACATCTGTTCTTTCATCTGAAAACTGCTTCTGAACCCAAAACCTgtttgcacaaaaaaaaaaaaaattaataattgCCAGTGTGTTTAAAATGGTCCGTTTACCCGGACAATTAATTTATAAATCTGAGGAGGCATGATATTGATTATACATCGTTCAAGTACATTTTTCTGACTTATATGAGTGATATGAAGGAAATGTGACTGTAGCTTCGGATCATGATGATCCCTTTTTCTTTACAACAGGCCGCTTCTTCATATTCCAAATAAGTGTAGAGTCATTCAGCATgtgatgcagtgtgtgtgtgtgtgtgtgtgtgtgtgtgtcaaaccTGCAAATCCTTTTAATAATAACACCTTTCCTGTTTCCCCACAGCGTGAGTGTATCTCTATCCATGTgggtcaggctggggtccaGATTggcaatgcatgctgggaactgTATTGCCTGGAGCATGGGATCCAGCCTGATGGAAGGATGCCCAGTGATAAAACAattggaggaggagatgattcTTTCAATACCTTCTTTAGTGAGACTGGGGCAGGAAAACACGTCCCCAGGGCTGTTTTTGTAGACCTGGAACCGTCTGTGATTGGTAAATTTAGCTGTTCTACAACTGTTGTATCCCCCATCCATCAAACCCTCCTATAGGTTTGTTTCTTGCTCATAGATGAGGTGCGTACAGGGACCTACCGCCAGCTGTTTCACCCTGAGCAGCTGATCACTGGCAAGGAGGATGCTGCCAACAACTATGCTCGTGGACACTACACTGTGGGCAAAGAGCTCATCGATGTAGTGATCGACAGGATCCGCAAACTGGTGGGTTGCTAGTTCAACTTCAGGTCAACATTGAGTTTACATGATTTTCCCCTCATGTGTTCCACTGTCTCTTTACAGTCTGACCACTGCACCGGCCTTCAGGGCTTCCTGGTGTTCCACAGCTTTGGAGGTGGAACCGGCTCTGGTTTCACCTCCCTGCTGATGGAGCGTCTGTCCGTCGACTATGGCAAGAAGTCCAAGCTTGAGTTCTCGGTCTACCCGGCTCCCCAGGTGTCCACTGCTGTGGTGGAGCCCTACAACTCCATCCTGACCACCCACACCACCCTGGAACACTCAGACTGCGCCTTCATGGTCGACAACGAGGCCATCTACGACATCTGCCGTCGGAACCTTGATATCGAGCATCCCACTTACACCAACCTGAACAGGCTGATCAGTCAGATCGTGTCCTCCATCACGGCTTCTCTGCGATTTGACGGTGCCCTCAACGTAGATCTGACAGAATTTCAGACCAACTTGGTGCCTTATCCTCGTATCCATTTCCCCCTGGCCACGTACGCCCCGGTCATCTCTGCTGAGAAAGCTTACCATGAGCAGTTGACTGTAGCCGAAATCACCAGTGCTTGCTTTGAGCCAGCCAACCAGTTGGTGAAATGTGACCCTCGCCACGGCAAGTACATGGCCTGCTGCCTTCTGTACCGCGGCGACGTGGTCCCCAAAGATGTGAATGCTGCCATTGCCACCATCAAAACAAAACGCACCATCCAGTTTGTGGACTGGTGCCCCACCGGTTTCAAGGTGGGCATCAATTACCAGCCCCCCACTGTTGTGCCTGGTGGAGATCTGGCCAAGGTCCAGAGGGCCGTGTGCATGCTGAGTAATACCACCGCCATCGCTGAGGCCTGGGCTCGTCTGGACCACAAGTTTGACCTGATGTACGCCAAACGGGCCTTTGTTTTCTGGTACGTGGGTGAGGGCATGGAGGAGGGTGAGTTCTCTGAGGCCAGAGAGGACATGGCTGCTCTGGAGAAGGATTATGAGGAGGTGGGAGCTGATACTGTtggagatgaggatgaagatggagaggagTATTAAATTGTCTTCCCTTGTAACTTTTGAATAAGCACAACACGTATGCTCatctaccagcaaactggtcaggactGCTAGAACCATTCCATAGTTATCTTTAAGGATAAATGGGCGGGaaatgtgagaataattattctattatcatttaaatgcatttgtatgtttagcacctaagtagATAAATAAGAAacagagtgtttttcacctctcttgatttagtacacatgtccagagcaccagatttactgtgagattgttatctgaaaccAAAAAAGAATTCCACAAAGATAacaagctgatgtgaataaagaaagagatttgcagaggagcagcagagcgacggagggtgttccagagtgaactgctgcttgctctcccttgcaaggccacctgtgtctgtgtcttttgttgattcacgcagggttttactgctctgtttcaactctaacatgAGTTTCGGCCTTTGGAACTTCCAACAGGAGAGAGGTTACTAGGGCAGAATAtttctgtttcaactctaacaaaGTGCTTTAAATTACATACATTGTCCCCAGTTGTttgaaaatgtatattttttggCTTTATTAGTAATGCATGTATTTACAAaactaaaatacaaaaaagtttTGGCCTGTATATACATGCAGAACTTCCGCGATATAACAATTAACAAAACATCTACATTTAAAGGTAGAATAAGTAAGTAGACGTGTGTAGataaatacattcattttaaaaaggaaaaatgctaGACAACGTTAATCTTTTAAGAGGAAACGAAAAAACGCATTTCCTGTCagaattaaaatgtatttaattttttttcttattagTGGAAACCTAAGGATTAGTCCTTGTTTTAAGGCGAACCATCCTGGAAGACTACAACAATATCGGCGAAAGGAAGCGATCATCCTTTATCAGTAACCAGGGTAACGACCGGATGTGTTGCTTGGCACGTTCCGGAAGCAGGAAGTGTCACATCGGCTTCTTGATATCACCTACTGTATGTGCTTAAAGAaattgggttttttgttttccaTAGTATCGTGGAAATATGGAGGAAAATATCATTAAAAACCTCTTTTGAGTTTTTGTAAAAGCTGATTACTTATTTAGCCTTTAACTGGCAGGATTCTCCACGCATGCAGAGTATATGGCCCGATATATTGTTGTGTGCTgcactgccatctagtggtaaCAGTTGGTTGTGCAGTCGTTGAGGAGATTTCTTAAATTATTCAACCAATTAAAAATAACGTTATTTATTTGACCCAAGTTATATTAAACAAAAGCTGTCTATTCAACTCTGGAGTGGAGTTAACTGAGCAGGTTCTTTGGAGATTCAAGATGCAGTTGATAAACCCGACCAGTAGGTGTCACTGTATATTGCACTCTATGTTGAAAACTCCAAACATTATCGACCCAAGCGTCCTACGCGGAGCTGTATGTAATGAACCGGGCGGGACAAGGCAGCAAAACAAACGCAACTAGAGCCTCGAGTTCGGAAATGACGACGTGGATAAATGAGTTGCCAGGTTTGTGTTGGTGTCCCCCACCTTAAACTATTGCGTTCCAACACCGAAGTTAGTCATTAGTTGATTCACAACAGTAAATTACATTTTCCTCAACCCTTGATGTTGTACCTAATAGACTTATACATCTCAATGAAATGTccgtttctaaaaaaaaaataaaaaaaaatgtaaaacaatcattaaaataaaattccaccaatctaaaaataaataatatcatCCATACAAAATACATCATTCACGTTTATGTACGTTTATGATATGAAATTATTGCTTCACCAAACTTTTTGCTGTcccttttttttatcaaaagGATCATCACTGCACCAGAGGTAGCGGAGGTAGGATCTCTGATTACACCTAAGATATAAACCTTCAGGTTGttttgtagtgtgtgtgtgtgtgtgtgtgtgtgtgtgtgtgtgtgtgtgtgtgtgtgtgtgtgtgtgtgtgtgtgtgcgtgtggattGGCTGATTGGTCTCCGTTGTCAGACGGTGTGAAAAAAGGAGATTATTTCTATCAAACCTGGCAACCCAGCAAGGGTCCTCCGTAGGAAAATATTGCCCACAGCGGACTCCTCGGTATTAAAGGCGGCTGGCGGTTGGAGCTGCGGTGTCCCGTTTCCAGAATCGACTATTCATTCTTCGGGCCAACCTAAAGTAAGCCTTAATTATTCTTCCACATCAAGCAGACTGAAGGAATAATCAATTAATGCTGTAATATTGGCGCAGCCCGTGCTGTTTAGTGGAGCAGCCCGAGCTCTAAAGGAGCCCGTAGATCATCATCGAAACCTTCTGCTAGCTGCTTTTTTTCCGGGTACGGCTCCATCTAAAGCTCCATCCCCGAGACGGCCGGTACGTGCGCTGCAGTAATTCTTGTGCAGCCTCGgtttcagtgttttatttctgtttttggcTCAAACGGTGCATTTATCCCGCAAAGTCCCTGCAAAGCTAATCACGTAAGGCAACATTAGCACGCTAAGTTGATACGTAACCTCCGGACTTGAGGCACAAATGAAACGCTGTGTGAACGACCTCATTTTAGAAGAGAACATTAAGGATAAGAATCAGAGTCTGGGGGGCAATAGAATGATAGAGGGATCGATTTTGTACACGCCGTAATTCGCCGTCGCCATTAGGCCGGGTTATCTAGCTAATATTACCAAGAAGCGGTGCTTTAAGGGTCCGTGAAGCGAAACgacaatttaattttaaaacgGTTGTTTTTGTAGACCTGCCGAGTCGGGGTGCCTCTGTTCCCCCCTCCAAACGACCTAAAATGGGATGAAATTCTCAGCCCAGTTTGACCTCTGCAGGGCGCATCTCCGTGATTGACGTGGCAGCGAGCTTCTGATTATCAAACGCAAATGAACAATTATTTAATAGCGATTTTCTTGAGGTAACGGCGTTTCACCTAAAACGGGCGTTTAATTTTATCAGACCAGTAGAAAGATATAGAATATGGTGGTAAAGAACACTGACTGATCCCATTGGACCCCCTTTCAGAACTGGTTACTTGCAGTAACCAGTTTTTTGCAGCCACCTGCAGATTTAATTTTAACACCCTCCAACACACCCGTCTGCGCGCTCCTTGGACCATAACGTTGCTGCATCAAAAGGCAGCTACTGTTGTGCTGAGTGAGCAGCTTTTTCTCACCTGCATCACTCAACATAAGTGCACCTGGCTCCTCTCGGGCCGGCGCTCCATCCCTCTTGATCAACATAAAGCATCCTTGTGTTCCTGTCAGCAGCCGCAGCCGCGTCACTTGttgactgtgcgtgtgtgccttTGACGTCTGCAaaggtgtggtgtgtgtgtgtgtgtgtgtggagccatGACCGTGGCATGCCAAGGCCCAATCAGCAGGGTGTGGGGCTGTGCAGGTCTGAAGTTTCCCTTTCAAGGGAAGCAGGGGCAGAAAGAGAAACTtacaaaggaaggaaaacagctgGCCTATAAAACCCGGGGTCGCGGATTCGCTCGCACAGGCATTTTTAAGTCTGGATGGAGCAGCAGTAAAGTGGTCAAACAAACTACGATTCTTTGATCCTGACGGTAAAAAGGAGACACGCATTTTAACTGAAAATTCCTAAACGTGTCACCCAGAGACGGTGCTGATGTCTTCGCCGGATGGCTGTGCGTAAACTTCTCAGGGGGAATTTCTTCATCACGCCTGTTGGAAGAGCAGAAAATAGCAGCTGTTACTGTGTCAAATTCGGGGATTGGCAGAGAGCTCGGATCGGGAATGCGCTCTCGTTGTAcatgaggaaaaaggaaattCCTTAAGAACGTGTTCCTGTCTTCAAACTGCATGCAACCATGCCAAGACTGATATTAActgcagatatttttttttaatttcaaccTGCAGCTGCCGGACAGGAGACGACTTATGAAAATGTGCTTCTGATTCAGTGAGGAGCTGCGTTTCATTTGATTTGCATTCAGACTTTTAGATTGAAACCAACCTTtcagtgtctctgtctctgtttctgcTTTGTGCTCTGATGACGGCTCTTTTTTCAGTCGGTCGTCCCAGTAACAGCtggttttctttcccccccccccctcacagatCTGGATGACATAAGTgcagaaaggagag
This genomic window from Takifugu rubripes chromosome 3, fTakRub1.2, whole genome shotgun sequence contains:
- the LOC115249092 gene encoding tubulin alpha-1C chain-like, whose translation is MRECISIHVGQAGVQIGNACWELYCLEHGIQPDGRMPSDKTIGGGDDSFNTFFSETGAGKHVPRAVFVDLEPSVIDEVRTGTYRQLFHPEQLITGKEDAANNYARGHYTVGKELIDVVIDRIRKLSDHCTGLQGFLVFHSFGGGTGSGFTSLLMERLSVDYGKKSKLEFSVYPAPQVSTAVVEPYNSILTTHTTLEHSDCAFMVDNEAIYDICRRNLDIEHPTYTNLNRLISQIVSSITASLRFDGALNVDLTEFQTNLVPYPRIHFPLATYAPVISAEKAYHEQLTVAEITSACFEPANQLVKCDPRHGKYMACCLLYRGDVVPKDVNAAIATIKTKRTIQFVDWCPTGFKVGINYQPPTVVPGGDLAKVQRAVCMLSNTTAIAEAWARLDHKFDLMYAKRAFVFWYVGEGMEEGEFSEAREDMAALEKDYEEVGADTVGDEDEDGEEY